CAAGTTAACAAAAGCTCTCAAGCACTTAAGCAATCGCACTTCTCACACTTTAAAGCATTCTCTGTATTAGCTATTATTTTTACACAAGCATAAACAATTACACATATTATCTaggatacttagtggattgatagcctcatagctatccgcggttttttgaccttattcctgggttttccgcgtcaacatctCTCTGTGCCGTGTCTCTTTTATTCGCTTTTCGTATTGtgtgcttagttagtgtcgacccaagccaagtgtcgcccctagacgaaatttggcataaacagtttggcgccgtctgtggggacattaactaggtttcACGCAAAATTACCCATCCTACGATGACTTCTGAAGATATGACACTCACGGAGATGAAAGCGGCCTATGAACGGGCCCAAGCAGAGCTAGCCCAAGAGAGAGCATCTGTTGAAAACCTCCAGAAAGAGTTCGACTCCGTAAAAAGCAGCAAGCCCCAGTCACGTTACAAGCCAGGTGCAAAACCGAAGAAGTTGATATTTGAAATGACTGATGAATCCGAAGATCTGTCCGACGGCGACGAGCCACATGGAGAGGAAGATGAAGCAGCACCTGACCCCGTGACCAAGCGCCTGAACAAGATGGAAACCCACATGAAGAAGCAATGCTCGTTGATGTTGAAGCTGATGACCAAGCTGCCAGGGGCGCCCACCCCTGTGGAGACGGAACCGGCCGACGGATATGCAGCGTCACCATTCTGTGAGGCAATCTCCAGGGTGACGGCCCCACACCAGCTCCGACTCCCTATCTGGACCACTCTGTACGACGGAACGTCCGACCCATACAGACACGTCGACGTCTACAAGCAACGAATGTGGCAGATCGGCATCCCCTATGACCTGGTCGAGCCCGTCATGTGAAAATCATTCGGAGGAACCCTCGACGGAGCAGCTCTGGAATGGCTCATGAACATCACCCCTGGATCCATCTACTGCCTGTCCGACCTCATCAACGCCTTCTACCAGCAATTCGCCAGCAGTCGCCAGTTAGAGAAGCAAACAAGTGACCTCTATCGGTTGGTTCAAGGACCAaccgagtcggtacgcgattactttaaccgttttaattgtgaaaaaattagtataaaaaaCTGTGATGTCAGGACAGCCATCGAAGCATTCAAAAGAGGTCTCATCCCCAACTCGGAATTGTACCGGGAGATAACCAAATATCCCTGCGCAACCTTCGAGGAGGTCAGATCAAGAGCCACTGCCCAGATGCGGATCAAAGACGACGAGATTACACGGATGGCTTCTCAGAGACCAGCAGGGGGCAGCAGCGACAGACGGTCGTACACCCCAAGGAACAACAACTGGCGACACCAGCTGTACAACCGCCAGAACCAGGTACAAAATGTCAATCAATATGATGATACTAACAATGTTTACAGGAATAAACGGGCCGATCACCCCAACATCTCCGAATACGGCTTCAACGTCGACATCGGAGGCGTAGTGAACGCCCTTCAAAATGTAGGTGGAACAGTCAGGTGGCCCCGGAAAAGCGACAGACCAGATTCCATGAAAGACATGAGCAAATGGTGCGATTTCCATCGCGACAACGGTCACAAAAACGAGGAATGCATCTCCCTCAAAAAGGAGGTCGCATTTCTCCTAAAACGGGGGCATTTGAAGGAGCTGCTGAGCGACAAAGGGAAGGAGACACTCAACAAGGAGCAGACCGCCCAACCCGACCCGACAACGAGTAGCGACCGACAAGACCCACCTACGTTCAACAAAGTGGTAAATGTTATTTCTGGTGGTTCAGATATTTGTGGACTAACCtcttctgcagctaaaaaaATCAACAGAGGAGAATCCGGAGCCGTCAAAGAGGGGAAAACAGAGGATGAGATCGCACTAAACAAGTCCTTAACAGCGATGACTATCACCTTCGACGACTCAGATTCAGTAGACACACAGCGGGAGCACCACGACGGACTGGTTATATCACTTCCAATAGGCAACGCCCTGATCAAAAGGATATTGATCGACAACGGAAGTTCGGCAAACGTACTATTCTTGGAGGCATTGCAGGAAATGGGACTCGAGGAAAAGAACATCATTAAGAGATCAACAGTCCTGGTAGGGTTCAGTGGAGAATCATTGCGAACTGTTGGAGAAATATCATTGCCCACCTACGCAGAAGGAGTCAACGTCATGACGAAGTTCAACATCGTTGATTGCCCGTCAGCATACAACGTCATCTTGGGACgaccatggatccacaaaatgaaaGCAGTACCCTCGACGTACCACCAGTCAATCAAATTCCCAACCAAATGGGGGGTCATGGAGATCAAAGGACAGCAAAGAGACGCAAAGAAATGCTATGAAACCGCATTAAAACCATCAAAATcctccatctagcaattacAGGCCGGCTCGACCACAGATGAGCCAGACGATCAATAGATCGACGAGGTCGCATTAGACCCGACGAAACCAGATCAAGTCGTAAGGATCGGAGCGTCACTGCCTGACAGCATCAGAAGTCAGTTAGTGTCGTTCCTAAGAGAAAACTTGGACTGCTTCGCCTGGTCGCATGAAGACATGACAGGAATCAACCCAGACGTCATCACCCATAAGCTCAACGTCGACCCCAACTTCAAACCAGTAAAGCAGAAGCGACGAAAGTTCGCGccggaaagaaataaaatcatagacgaaGAAGTTCAAAAGTTGATAGACTCAGGGAAGATTAGAAAGGTCAAGTACCCAGATTGGTTAGCAAATGTCGTCGTCGTCGGGAAAAAAAATGGCAAATGGAGAGTGTGCATCgacttcaccgacatcaacaaagcatgccctaagGATCCGTTCCCACTACCACATATAGACGCCATGGTCGACGCCACCGCCGGTCACGAGTTACTCACCTTCATGGATGCCTATTCAGGATACAACCAGATACTTATGCACCCGAAGGATCAAGAAAAAACTTCTTTTGTAACAGATAGAGGAATTTATTGCTATAAagttatgccttttggtcttaaaaatgcaggtgcgacGTACCAACGACTGGTCAATAAGATGTTCAAAGATCAACTCGGAGACACGATGGAGGtgtacatcgacgacatgctagTGAAAATCAAAGAAGGCGAACGACCATGTAGAACACATGCGACAATCTTTCGAAATTTTAAGGAAATACGGTATGAAACTTAACCCAACTAAATGTTCTTTTGGAGTGTCGGCAGGTAAGTTTTTAGGCTACATCGTCACCCAACGAGGAATTGAGGCCAACCCCGACCAAATACGAGCAATCATTAACATCCAATTCCCCAggaacataaaagaggtacaaGGTCTGACAGGACGGGTGGCGGCATTAAACCGTTCTATATCTCGGTCGTCGGACAAATGTTGTCTATTCTATGACGTCTTGCGCAAAAACAAAGGCTTCAGTTGGACCGACGACCATTAAACAGCTTTGCAAAACCTTAAGAAATATTTGATGACACCACCCCTCCTGTCCAAACCCAAAGAAGGTGAAATCCTGCAACTCTACCTCGCCGTCAGCACAACAGCAGTCAGCACAGTATTAGCCCGAGAAGACGAAAAACAACAACTACCCATCTACTACATCAGTAAGTCCTTGTTAGAAGCAGAAATCAGGTATTCCTCCCTCGAAAAACTTGTTTTAGCACTAGTCACTGCCGCCAAAAAGTTAAGGCGTTACTttgaaactcaccaaatagtggtgatgactaatTATCCAATCAAGTCTGTGATGCGTAGGCCAGAACTGACAGGTCAAATGGAAAAGTGGACGATGGCACTTGGAGGATTCGACATCAAATACCAACCGAGGACGGCTGTAAAATCACAGGCCCTAGCGGATTTTGTGGCAGACTTCAGCCCCGACTTGGAGAAGATAGAAGACGATGAAGTCAAACTCATCAACAACATAGAGGAAACATGGACACTCTTCGTCGACAGCTCATCTAACTTTCGTGGTGCAGGTCTAGGCGTCGTGCTGAAATCtccacaaggggacatgatagcacagGCCATTTGCTGCGACTTTAAAGCAacaaacaacgaagcagaatacgaggcaTTAATCGCCGGAATGACATTAGCTGAAAAACTGGGAGCAAGCAGACTCAACATCTTCAGCGACTCACAACTAATCGTCAACCAAATCAACGGCGACTACAAAGCCAAAGACCTGAAAATGACCCTATACCtcgagaaagaaaaaaagttaACCTCTAGATTTAAACCCTTCTCCATCAAACAAGTGCCACGAGACTTAAACACGCAAGCCGACGCCCTTGCCAACCTAGGATCCGCACTTAGAAAGTCGCCATTCTCATCCATACCATTAGTACATCTGTTGTCGCCCGCCATCGAGAAGGACATCCCACAAAATGCCAACCTCGTCCTGTCAACCACAAACACAGATAGCTGGACCAAACCCTTCTTCGATTACCTAACACACGAAACCCTACCCGACGAGAAGCTCAAAGCCAGAAAGATACTTTTTAAAGCttcacgatatgttattttgcaggacGTGTTGTTTAAACGGTCGGCAAACGGAATGTTGATGCAATGTACGGAAAAAGCAGAGTGGGAAGGATTACTGAAGcaataccacgaaggagaatgGGGCGGACACGAAGGCCGATGAAGCTTATCAACCAGGATCAAAAGGAATGGGTATTATTGGCCAGCAATGCTCAAAGACGCCATGAGGTACGTAGCTAAGTGCGACAAGTCTCAATGACATGCATgtatgacacataaaccatcTGAATTCCTACACCCCACTTTGACACCGTagcctttcatgaaatgggggatggacatcgtCGGTAAATTACCCATCGCCCCAGGACAGAAGGTCTTCATGTTAGCTCTAACggattatttttctaagtggatagaagcaggtgCGTTCCAACAAGTAAGGGACAAAGAAGTATGCTCGTTTATATGGACTAACATAATATGCAGGTTCGGAATACCATCAGAAATCATATGCAACAACGGATCACAATTCATCAGCGACAAGACCAGGGCTTTCTGCAAGACGTGGAACATCGAGCTAAAGATGTTGACGCCAAGATACCCCCAAGCCAACGGACAGGCGGAATCCAGCAACAACACGATCATCGCATCGCTAAAAAAGCGCTTGGACGACAAGAAAGGACGATGGGCAGAAGAGCTGCCatccatcctatgggccaacaggacgacgcctaggacggcgaCGGGACAGACTCCTTTCTCACTCGTTTACGGGTGCGAAGCAGTACTGCCCCCTGAAGTGACACTGCCCAGTGCACGATATGGACTCATGACACCAGAACAGAATAACGTGGAACTAAGTGAAAACCTCGACAATACAGAAGACTTCAGGGAAGCAGCGTTGATAAGGATGGCGTCGCAGCAGCAGATCGTGGAAAAATGTTTCAACAAAAACGTCAAAGTAAAAATGTTCAAGGTAGGCGATTGGGTGCTGCGCAAAGTATTTCAAAACACGAAGGAGCTAAACACGGGTAATATCGCACCAGCTTGGGAAGGACCGTACTTGATCGATAAAATCAtcggaaagggggcatacaGACTCGTCACCAGAGACGGCAAGTCGGTCCCCCGTAGATGGAACGCTACCCACCTTAAACGACGAATAAGCAAGCAACGCAAGTACCActttacatatgcatgttcctATCGTTTCAATGACTATTCTTCGCAAACACCTGTTACACTATGCGCGACAAGAAATTCGAAACATAGAAGAGAATCGCAAGAAAAACAtgattgaaaaacaaacacacctGTCATACGAAACACAAATTGCGCTACCTCTAAGGCCACGACTTTCAAAATACAATCCTAACATAAACACACATAAATTATCCAAACACCTCGTCGCCGCCATCGACGACGAGTAAAAACATCCATGAAACACACAAAAACCGCAAAATATCCAAACTTCTAGCTATTACACTTCTTCTTCTTGGGCGGAGGACGAGACTTCTTACCCCTGGCCTGGGGGCACGACGACGTCAGCCACGTCCGTTGCCTCTGCCAAAACCACCTCCTGAGAAGCGGCGACAGGAACATCTCCCTCGTGCTGCTCTATGAAAGTTTCCCCCCCCCCCCGTTCTGCAGTGGGAACATCCTCGACCAAAGGAGTAGCATTGACGTCGGTCACGCTAGTACCAGCAGTGTCCGCCTCCATCGCCAACTCGTCCGCATCCACCACTGGAACGGACAGCTCCGCCATAGTGCCACCATTAGCCAAAAAGTCATCCACCTCCTTCTGACATGGCCAAAGGCTGGTCTCCCCGATCAAACACGAGTACATCATTTGCGCCCTTGTCTTCCATATGGCCAATGCCTCGACATCCTTTACCTCCTCCTGacaggtgaaggaaataatgcccttggtccaagtatgcattctatgttaagtctaataaatgcggttcagtattaattaacaagttaataattcagtgagatcaagtgagctgaatgcctagctagaggccgcttcagttcaagtggaattaatgatattaatccacagcttactcttgactgaacccgtagggtcacacaaatagtacgtaaacggatcaagtatttaatggcattaaatactccatctatgaatattcggaaccgacggatcttggtttcagtgggagctaagatcgtcacaggcaagaaatgaatactccggaaacgatgatattgccggaaacggaaatatggatcgtatcggaaatatgaatattatccaagtcgtagatgttgccggaaacggaaacatggtacgtatcggaaaatattgttggaaatggaaatattaccagaatcggaaatattgccggaaacggaaatattgtcagaatcggaaatattaccggaatcggaaaataattccggaaacggaaatattaaatatttgttcgaaacggaaattaattccggaatcggaaatattaaatattgttcgtatcggaaatagattccggaaatggaaatttaatcggaagcgtatcgtacgaattagcatcggacgaggcctgccggacgaaggcccagcacgaagccaggccatcgcccagcaagcacgcacgccacagcccagcgcgcacaaggccgcgcatgcgtgggccgcgctgcgtgggctgctgctcgcatgcgtgggcagcccttgtggctgccgtgtgtgtgtgagtttgagctcatgcgagattcctgaatctgcaagagtcagtgtatgattaaatgtctattcctattggataaattgattaagtagaattcatgtagaattctaattccaattaattcgcatcctactaggattacgattccttttccataactctataaataaaggcctaggggtcataatttatatacaagtttcaaagtattcaaaagtgagttttttgagagaaaattaaaacccatcttgccccaaaagtgccgaattttctgagtaccttaagggcgattctagttggtcaatcttaaggcggatccggacgtgctgtggactttctacggagggacgacacttggagtcctaaaagacttgttcttgttcggttcgggcgcagctagggaaggcacgcaacaaagagtatgcatctaaactatgctaaatgattatgtgtaaataatatgtttcctgggttaatggttgtttccgcatgatttatgtaaatgtcatatgtatcataacctaacagtggtatcacgagccccttattattttcataatctaaattgcatgaacatggttaaatattacaaatttgcaagaattaaaaggggtgattaattttcgtaattgttaattaattgcaaattgcgtttatttaattatatgtacgcagtttttcggcagtttcttcattactcatccgaattgagtgatttttgtgtcaattccgcatgtaaaaggcattctaaaattttgacaaaaatagtatttttctgccgaacccagaattctcaaattcgaagcctaactatgacttttcgaaggttttagtttttcggatgcaaaatttcgtaaatttaagatgttaaattaaatatttgcgattcttgttgataaatcttgaatttttgattgacctactgcatatgtttaacaagtttgaatgcctagtcttgttaattatgcaatctaatttgtaattatgattaatttgttgaaaattagaataatttagaattaatttgattttcataattaattgtaatttaattagaaacctatgattaaaaaccaccataaaaattgtaaatttacgataaattttaaatttttatgacctagacttgaatccatatcaatcggaaatcaattggataataaattttcgattttttcgccctaaaattatgaaattaatattatttattaatttgtcattaattttaaatataaattttaaatttttatgcgattcgttcaaataacttgcacgcacgaagcaatggacgcttcgtgttacccttaaggggtgttgtataatgcgggcatgcgacgacgagcaagggagctcgtcgcccgtgcggcacgaatgcaatgagcaagggcgtagtgcacgagcgcaaggcagcagccctgccttgtgtcgtgtgccacgagcaatgaacggatgggcatgggcgaggggcgagccaaggcagtcgcgtgtgggcagcaagcgagctgcgccacagcgcgcgctgcctcgcacaacagcgcgcaacctcgtgcgcagcgagcgcaagctcgcgtgccacgagcgctgcgcacagcatcactcgcgcgcacagcgcgcgacgtcgcccgcccagcgagcgatgtcgcgcaccagcgagcgatggctcgcgcgcgcgcagcgagcgatctcgcgccccagcgagcgatggctcgcgcgcaccagcgagcgatctcgcgcaccagcgagcgatggctcgcgcgcgcgcagcgagcgatctcgcgcgccagcgagcgatggctcgcgcgcaccagcgagcgatgcagcgccccagcgagcgatggctcgcgcgcaccagcgagcgatctcgcgcaccagcgagcgcggtaacgcgcgcgcgctgcgagcgatagctcgcgtgcggtgggcgctgtgcggaggcttgcgtatgggacagcagcagctatgcaacgagcgcatgggctgcgcgcacatggccagcaatggctgtgtgcgtacagcccatgggcgtgcaacgcataggatgtttgcgtttcgattagatcgtttttgaatgtttaatttgaaaatttcagttcacgtaattttaattgattttaaaattaataatttgaattaatttcttggattttaattttgaatattataattataataaatggcatttattctaattattttactaaaattaaaatcataaattaatttaaatgtgactgaaattaaaattaaatttttggattcaattataaatttatatgagctttaaattttaattaaatttgtatgtttccggttagactagaaatacaattttatgtttaaaattagtaaagcatatgaatttattggtttgagtgggagtgcttttagtcataaactcttgattaggtctacaaatccttaaggttaaaacaactcgattagaattaataaggactgaataattggtagattattggtgaccttgattaattgctgcaaatgtttacgtgatgcataatgtgttttaactaaccagctatgtgggccattcatgataatgaatgggtgaatggtatatattgtatatgtactgttttgcaggttatgaagtgactagtatggcccaaataggatagaaaatatggtctgcgtaccattaatttgaatgtaattggtctaaagcaccaaagttatttttcaattcaaatatggtctgcgtaccatcaaatagttgtaattagttataacttatcctatttgaagaaaatggtgcctcccacggagattttcaagacggactttgaagtcaaagcttcaagatgaagtcgggccatactagatcacaaatatcttatgcatgttttaagttatttattgctttaaatatgtcttaaaatgcatgagatcaaaagcttgattatgttgcatgattaaggattttagttcacttaaaatctaaccaacatagtaagagccttaagttccaaacttaaaaattgagttaaaaggtgccatgccaaaatatacacttgcttggatatcctttacatcaatctagtaatagttttcgctcagcgaggtgttacttattggtcctaaaggggcaaggtacacaaataattgtgagtacatgttagttttggtgaaactcaacgatataagtaaggagtccttttatgtcgtggcaaattcgataggtttacctaataagttcttagacgtacctatcaaccaagaatagtttctagactattagcaaaaggcttttgcttacctaagatgttctaggattaagtcgacaaactgtgcttagttcttcaatgattttaggatcttggaatcattttattcacacctgccggaacacataacttgaataaaatgcttaataaacattgaattatgcatgaatgctagaatttaagtttattaagagaaactgtgaatggttatttatttgtttattcttttcaattgtagtttttaatatggcaaacaacaattcattcaacattcgatcaattctcgaaaaggagaagttgaacgggaaaaacttccttgactggcaaaggaacttgcaaatagttcttatgcaggaagaaaaggagtatgtcctagatgaggcgatgcccgaagctccaggcgacgggatcactcaggcagccctcaatcgttggattgatgccaacaaggatgtgaaatgtctaatgctcgccaccatgagtgcggatctgcagaaaacgttcatcaactcagatgctttcacaatcatcagtgagttgaagaacatgttccaagatctggctcgagtcgaaagattcgagactcataggcaaattcttgagaccaagcttaagagaggcgagcccgtaagtccacatgttctcaaaat
This Spinacia oleracea cultivar Varoflay chromosome 6, BTI_SOV_V1, whole genome shotgun sequence DNA region includes the following protein-coding sequences:
- the LOC110804003 gene encoding uncharacterized protein, whose protein sequence is MAHEHHPWIHLLPVRPHQRLLPAIRQQSPVREANKTAIEAFKRGLIPNSELYREITKYPCATFEEVRSRATAQMRIKDDEITRMASQRPAGGSSDRRSYTPRNNNWRHQLYNRQNQVQNVNQYDDTNNVYRNKRADHPNISEYGFNVDIGGVVNALQNVGGTVRWPRKSDRPDSMKDMSKWCDFHRDNGHKNEECISLKKEVAFLLKRGHLKELLSDKGKETLNKEQTAQPDPTTSSDRQDPPTFNKVVNVISGGSDICGLTSSAAKKINRGESGAVKEGKTEDEIALNKSLTAMTITFDDSDSVDTQREHHDGLVISLPIGNALIKRILIDNGSSANVLFLEALQEMGLEEKNIIKRSTVLVGFSGESLRTVGEISLPTYAEGVNVMTKFNIVDCPSAYNVILGRPWIHKMKAVPSTYHQSIKFPTKWGVMEIKGQQRDAKKCYETALKPSKSSI
- the LOC130463475 gene encoding uncharacterized protein, which gives rise to MTPPLLSKPKEGEILQLYLAVSTTAVSTVLAREDEKQQLPIYYISKSLLEAEIRYSSLEKLVLALVTAAKKLRRYFETHQIVVMTNYPIKSVMRRPELTGQMEKWTMALGGFDIKYQPRTAVKSQALADFVADFSPDLEKIEDDEVKLINNIEETWTLFVDSSSNFRGAGLGVVLKSPQGDMIAQAICCDFKATNNEAEYEALIAGMTLAEKLGASRLNIFSDSQLIVNQINGDYKAKDLKMTLYLEKEKKLTSRFKPFSIKQVPRDLNTQADALANLGSALRKSPFSSIPLVHLLSPAIEKDIPQNANLVLSTTNTDSWTKPFFDYLTHETLPDEKLKARKILFKASRYVILQDVLFKRSANGMLMQCTEKAEWEGLLKQYHEGEWGGHEGR